The proteins below come from a single Gossypium raimondii isolate GPD5lz chromosome 2, ASM2569854v1, whole genome shotgun sequence genomic window:
- the LOC128034623 gene encoding uncharacterized protein LOC128034623 produces MTSNLAECINSVLKGTRHLPITSVIRETYFRLAALFPKRVASYAGQMQCGHVWCSKVVQEINKAKARANIMHTVCHDRDNLWFRVTEFDRPHQGVVGGQYRVHLRNRTCDCGKFDALRYPCAHVIAACQKLRLDPMSYVDEVYKLENMYNVWRHVFPHVPDERKWLSVSLAPFKLLSDRELHRKPKDRPCSTRIRNNMDIRETASQQKLCGWCRNPCHTSRSCPNHNS; encoded by the coding sequence atgacgtcgaacctggcagaatgcataaattctgttcttaaaggaacgcgccatctaccgataacatcggttatacgagagacatattttcgtttagcggcgctatttccaaagcgagtagcaagttatgcaggccagatgcaatgtggccatgtatggtgcagtaaggtagttcaagaaattaacaaggcgaaggcgagggcaaacatcatgcacacagtgtgtcacgatcgagacaatttatggtttcgtgtgacggagtttgacagaccgcaccaaggtgttgttggcgggcaatatcgtgtacacttgcgaaacaggacttgtgactgtgggaagtttgatgcacttcgttatccatgcgctcatgttattgcagcttgtcagaaactccgtctggatccgatgagttatgtggacgaagtgtacaaattagaaaacatgtacaacgtatggagacacgttttcccacatgtcccagatgaacgtaagtggttgtccgtatctcttgctccttttaagctgttatcggatagagaattgcatcGCAAACCAAAGGATCGACCTTGCTCCACTAGAATacggaacaatatggatatccgagaaacagccagtcaacagaagttgtgcggatggtgtaggaacccatgccatacaagtcgatcatgccctaatcacaatagttga